One genomic window of Hydra vulgaris chromosome 03, alternate assembly HydraT2T_AEP includes the following:
- the LOC100201907 gene encoding uncharacterized protein LOC100201907 isoform X3 yields the protein MAACNLLVGLCLFLFSPVLAVSVEKGKQNNLQLLDEINRRQAIPLAVVQVSTLRIFPHQNKKADDEKTATPISDLEKRLQNYSPFIKKQAQQDIRLRELGGKLNITESLYNGSIAFAIDNNKTTAVHNNTIHLLQSVVSSENNKIKTVSLSQVSNKTIEKKNKTITIPIMVLTPDLRNTYTQTNKLYNDQLSQNGSVVVLSEIKNNTKHVATILSNVKNTTNNDSMVLSDIKNDSTNAYKNLSNAEVFNVLENKENLQTKVKTSDLMHSLPSQFTNIYYLNKLDFNNSSNNSKQEVRIKEITEEQGVLVGPLDTLPNYPNGNGPQDKKLKDLGTPGKIGLGNSNTKKEKKLNKEVKVRRKRQLYNFRGPGMHMPWDYAIDSEQFENNGNINEQNNDFFVPTSPKKNIFLKNLYDSSTNVFNNLARDSVARNQWLPNSYFFNSETPKQNYNQLLEHEATLVDKHTSPIIGSFYNTENLMHRTNQPKFHSPLIVDEDASDENEFQGSFQKTYIPDSKFNLGPSTFTNDFSTNINDGPYTTLENYNVRPNPRDQIIETFLNNYDQETKKMADFYKQQAIKNSIDFSRINPESLTDPEVSLNQYRSDQFQDSYFNTKVSHERVYPDATFQDQRRDLLQRRTEKPFELDIRAKLAQPSYFPSYNFPAHYLSNPSINKRTEFLSNPYPYKRTIESIQPSLLSDLRPESILSNNFLPGNVLTSQHAVTLNLAIPTSYEGDFFIGDKQPRNDITNQQGVVMLMVKTPVKEDDENERVLIEHKELTHDGITRLSSNISNDEGDFSINLKKAADFVLTNAVSQGNITVKQRDAIERKLNIILEKRYKNKTRVEMSAMTRENIPRICEDTISDCAQLKIGGVCPFMTTFMKGTCTKTCSDCSPSQGLLYETVRGFITHPNYINEYRTFRGTQRSLIETVSQRKFTIKTLKIPDDPVMYLTFEYTNQDGVIEDSSLNKNNALLEKGASLSPRVLGTCGKAVELNEGSVTWSGEEFKRKPDVAISIAMYVKVKKSGVINWFANGKTGDKKFYAKTKKTVVPAKIWTHVAGTYDSDSGLARIYINGELEQEQTQRKGEKLSKDWLVNGIGTGFGDDSLHYADEVLIYDRALTQSEIKMLFNRCTFNRMILHFGFQKGNKTSISDQSGLDNDAILVGGARQKEDGEKCGYCLDLTNGPDPAMKIEQIAVKKLPRTKISIALWINLNSTNGIHNIFTTESSEGNIGYRLQVVNGRVRWAIGTDTVPVLFDHMTESQVISEALWTHIVATYNNENGIVKIYVHSKEKLKEFVPDERREFLPTNWDNDASIGDRTFRGYIDEFIMYNWDLDSSEALYVRNYCADRPKLVRFTVRVPLTKKTVVPHSIDNNLEIKDKKKLIAYRNEFVNARTLEQPSLKTSKLEQNDDQKNVKYNFFKTLHSKGVSLQNVAALNIVQKKYKKGFIYRNKDMKKKTFLEKKLIELKEKIK from the exons ATGGCAGCGTGCAATCTCTTAGTTGgattatgtctttttttattctcaccAGTTTTAG CGGTTTCAGTAGaaaaaggaaaacaaaataacttacAATTGTTAGACGAAATCAATAGGAGGCAAGCAATACCTTTGGCGGTTGTTCAAGTTAGCACTTTAAGAATTTTTCCTCATCAAAATAAGAAAGCAGACGATGAAAAAACAGCGACACCAATTAGCGATTTGGAAAAACGTCTTCAAAACTATAGCCCATTCATAAAGAAGCAGGCACAACAAGATATTAGGCTGAGAGAATTAGGTGGAAAGTTAAACATAACAGAATCATTGTATAACGGATCAATAGCTTTTGCGATTGACAACAACAAAACGACCGCTGTACACAACAACACAATACATCTTTTGCAAAGTGTTGTTTCATCggaaaataacaaaataaagacGGTCTCGTTAAGCCAAGTGTCTAATAAGACAAtcgaaaagaaaaataagacaattactATTCCGATAATGGTTTTGACGCCTGATCTCAGAAATACTTATACTCagacaaataaattatataacgaTCAGCTGTCGCAAAATGGGTCAGTTGTTGTtttatctgaaattaaaaataatacaaaacacGTAGCAACTATTTtatcaaatgttaaaaatactaCCAATAACGATTCAATGGTTTTGtcagatattaaaaatgattctaCCAACGcctataaaaacttatctaatgCAGAAGTATTTAATGTTTTGGAGAACAAAGAGAATCTCCAAACCAAAGTAAAAACGTCGGATTTAATGCACAGTTTGCCGTCACAATTCACAAATATATACTACTTGAACAAACTTGACTTCAATAACTCGTCAAATAATA gTAAACAAGAGGTTagaattaaagaaataacagaAGAACAAGGTGTATTAGTTGGTCCACTAGACACTTTGCCTAACTACCCAAATGGGAATGGTCCGCaagataaaaaacttaaagatctTGGTACACCGGGTAAAATTGGATTAG gtaatagtaatacaaagaaagagaaaaaactaaacaaagaaGTTAAAGTTCGAAGAAAGAGACAATTATACAACTTTCGTGGACCAGGAATGCACATGCCTTGGGATTATGCAATTGATTCGGAGCAATTTGAAAACAATGGCAACATAAACGAGcaaaacaatgatttttttgttcccactagtccaaaaaaaaacatatttttgaaaaatttatacgaTTCAAGTACtaacgtttttaataatttagcgCGGGATAGCGTTGCAAGAAACCAGTGGTTACCAAACAGTTACTTCTTTAATAGTGAAActccaaaacaaaattataatcagCTTTTAGAACATGAGGCTACTTTGGTTGATAAACATACTTCACCTATTATAGGGTCTTTTTACAACACGGAAAATCTGATGCATCGTACCAACCAACCAAAATTTCACTCTCCTTTAATTGTTGACGAAGATGCCAGTGATGAAAATGAATTTCAAggaagttttcaaaaaacatatataccCGATAGCAAGTTTAATTTAGGCCCAAGTACTTTTACAAATgattttagtacaaatattaATGACGGACCATACACAACTCTGGAAAACTACAATGTTAGACCAAACCCTCGAGATCAaataattgaaacttttttgaacaactatgatcaagaaacaaaaaaaatggcggatttttataaacaacaagctataaaaaatagtattgaCTTTAGCCGCATTAACCCAGAATCATTAACGGATCCTGAAGTGAGCTTAAACCAATACCGCTCAGATCAGTTTCAAGATTCATATTTTAACACAAAAGTATCTCATGAACGAGTTTACCCTGATGCAACATTCCAAGATCAGAGGCGAGATTTACTTCAGCGACGAACGGAAAAACCTTTTGAACTTGATATTCGCGCTAAACTCGCTCAACCAAGTTATTTCCCATCATATAACTTTCCTGCTCACTATTTATCTAATCCTAGTATTAATAAAAGAACAGAGTTTTTATCCAATCCGTATCCATACAAAAGAACAATTGAATCAATTCAACCGAGCCTACTATCTGATTTAAGACCAGAAAGTATactttcaaacaattttttaccgGGAAATGTGCTCACTTCGCAACATGCAGTTACGTTGAATTTGGCTATTCCTACCAGCTACGAGGGAGATTTTTTTATAGGTGATAAACAACCTCGTAATGATATTACTAACCAACAAGGCGTCGTTATGTTAATGGTAAAAACTCCAGTGAAGGAAGATGACGAAAATGAAAGAGTGCTTATCGAACATAAAg AGCTAACTCACGATGGTATAACAAGACTGAGTAGCAATATTTCCAATGACGAAG gcgacttttcaataaatttaaaaaaagcagctGATTTTGTGTTAACAAACGCCGTATCACAAGGCAATATTACAGTTAAGCAAAGAGATGCGATTGAGAGAAAGTTAAACATTATCCTAGAAAAacgttacaaaaataaaactagag TTGAAATGAGTGCAATGACTCGTGAAAACATTCCGCGAATATGTGAAGACACTATTTCGGATTGCGCACAACTTAAAATTGGTGGTGTATGTCCATTTATGACAACATTTATGAAAGGAACCTGTACTAAAACCTGCAGTGATTGTTCTCCTAGTCAAGGTTTACTTTATGAAACTGTTAGAGGATTTATTACACATCCAAATTATATCAATGAATATCGTACTTTCAGAGGAACTCAACGATCACTTATAGAAACTGTTTCCCAACGAAAGTTCaccataaaaacattaaaaa tacCTGACGATCCAGTAATGTATTTGACATTTGAATATACAAATCAAGACGGTGTAATTGAAGATAGCTCTCTTAACAAAAACAACGCATTGCTTGAAAAAGGCGCTTCTCTATCGCCAAGGGTGCTGG gtaCTTGTGGTAAAGCTGTTGAATTGAATGAGGGAAGTGTGACATGGAGCGGGGAAGAATTCAAAAGAAAACCCGATGTAGCAATATCAATTGCAAtgtatgtaaaagtaaaaaaaagtggaGTTATAAATTGGTTTGCAAATGGAAAAACAGgtgataagaaattttatgcaaaaactaaaaaaactgtgGTACCAGCGAAGATATGGACACACGTAGCAGGAACGTACGACTCTGATTCAG gTCTTGCAAGAATATATATTAACGGGGAATTAGAACAAGAACAGACACAAAGGAAAGGAGAAAAGCTTTCAAAAGATTGGTTAGTAAATGGTATTGGCACAGGATTTGGTGACGACAGTTTGCACTACGCAGACGAGGTTTTAATATACGACAGAGCTCTTACGCAAAGTgaaattaaaatgctttttaatcgATGCACTTTCAACCGAATGATACTTCACTTTGGATTTCAAAAAGGTAACAAAACGAGCATTTCGGACCAATCGGGATTAGATAACGATGCAATTTTGGTAGGAG gtgCTCGACAAAAGGAAGACGGAGAGAAATGCGGTTATTGTCTTGATCTTACTAACGGGCCAGACCCAGCAATGAAAATTGAACAAATAGCAGTTAAAAAGTTACCAAGAACTAAGATATCTATAGCTCTTTGGATTAATTTAAATAGCACGAACGGAATCCACAACATATTCACAACCGAAAGCAGCGAAGGTAATATTGGATATCGTTTACAAGTTGTTAATGGTAGAGTAAGATGGGCTATCGGTACAGATACAGTGCCAGTGTTGTTTGATCACATGACTGAGTCACAGGTTATATCTGAAGCTTTGTGGACGCATATAGTTGCTACATACAACAATGAAAACggtattgttaaaatttacGTACATAGCAAAGAAAAGCTTAAGGAATTTGTACCCGACGAAAGGCGCGAATTTCTTCCGACTAATTGGGACAATGATGCAAGTATTGGAGATCGCACCTTTCGAGGATATATCGACGAATTTATTATGTACAACTGGGACCTAGATAGTTCTGAAGCACTTTATGTACGCAACTACTGTGCTGACCGTCCAAAACTAGTCAGATTTACAGTAAGAGTAcctctaacaaaaaaaactgtcgTTCCACATTCTATTGATAACAATTtggaaataaaagataaaaaaaaattgattgccTACAGGAATGAGTTTGTAAATGCTCGTACACTTGAGCAACCAAGTTTAAAGACGTCAAAACTTGAACAAAACGATGATcagaaaaatgttaaatataatttttttaaaacattacactCAAAAGGAGTATCTTTACAAAATGTAGCTGCATTGaatattgttcaaaaaaaatataaaaagggATTCATTTACCGGAAtaaagatatgaaaaaaaaaacttttctagaaaaaaaacttattgagctaaaagaaaaaatcaaataa
- the LOC100201907 gene encoding uncharacterized protein LOC100201907 isoform X4, which yields MAACNLLVGLCLFLFSPVLGKQEVRIKEITEEQGVLVGPLDTLPNYPNGNGPQDKKLKDLGTPGKIGLGNSNTKKEKKLNKEVKVRRKRQLYNFRGPGMHMPWDYAIDSEQFENNGNINEQNNDFFVPTSPKKNIFLKNLYDSSTNVFNNLARDSVARNQWLPNSYFFNSETPKQNYNQLLEHEATLVDKHTSPIIGSFYNTENLMHRTNQPKFHSPLIVDEDASDENEFQGSFQKTYIPDSKFNLGPSTFTNDFSTNINDGPYTTLENYNVRPNPRDQIIETFLNNYDQETKKMADFYKQQAIKNSIDFSRINPESLTDPEVSLNQYRSDQFQDSYFNTKVSHERVYPDATFQDQRRDLLQRRTEKPFELDIRAKLAQPSYFPSYNFPAHYLSNPSINKRTEFLSNPYPYKRTIESIQPSLLSDLRPESILSNNFLPGNVLTSQHAVTLNLAIPTSYEGDFFIGDKQPRNDITNQQGVVMLMVKTPVKEDDENERVLIEHKELTHDGITRLSSNISNDEGDFSINLKKAADFVLTNAVSQGNITVKQRDAIERKLNIILEKRYKNKTRVEMSAMTRENIPRICEDTISDCAQLKIGGVCPFMTTFMKGTCTKTCSDCSPSQGLLYETVRGFITHPNYINEYRTFRGTQRSLIETVSQRKFTIKTLKIPDDPVMYLTFEYTNQDGVIEDSSLNKNNALLEKGASLSPRVLGTCGKAVELNEGSVTWSGEEFKRKPDVAISIAMYVKVKKSGVINWFANGKTGDKKFYAKTKKTVVPAKIWTHVAGTYDSDSGLARIYINGELEQEQTQRKGEKLSKDWLVNGIGTGFGDDSLHYADEVLIYDRALTQSEIKMLFNRCTFNRMILHFGFQKGNKTSISDQSGLDNDAILVGGARQKEDGEKCGYCLDLTNGPDPAMKIEQIAVKKLPRTKISIALWINLNSTNGIHNIFTTESSEGNIGYRLQVVNGRVRWAIGTDTVPVLFDHMTESQVISEALWTHIVATYNNENGIVKIYVHSKEKLKEFVPDERREFLPTNWDNDASIGDRTFRGYIDEFIMYNWDLDSSEALYVRNYCADRPKLVRFTVRVPLTKKTVVPHSIDNNLEIKDKKKLIAYRNEFVNARTLEQPSLKTSKLEQNDDQKNVKYNFFKTLHSKGVSLQNVAALNIVQKKYKKGFIYRNKDMKKKTFLEKKLIELKEKIK from the exons ATGGCAGCGTGCAATCTCTTAGTTGgattatgtctttttttattctcaccAGTTTTAG gTAAACAAGAGGTTagaattaaagaaataacagaAGAACAAGGTGTATTAGTTGGTCCACTAGACACTTTGCCTAACTACCCAAATGGGAATGGTCCGCaagataaaaaacttaaagatctTGGTACACCGGGTAAAATTGGATTAG gtaatagtaatacaaagaaagagaaaaaactaaacaaagaaGTTAAAGTTCGAAGAAAGAGACAATTATACAACTTTCGTGGACCAGGAATGCACATGCCTTGGGATTATGCAATTGATTCGGAGCAATTTGAAAACAATGGCAACATAAACGAGcaaaacaatgatttttttgttcccactagtccaaaaaaaaacatatttttgaaaaatttatacgaTTCAAGTACtaacgtttttaataatttagcgCGGGATAGCGTTGCAAGAAACCAGTGGTTACCAAACAGTTACTTCTTTAATAGTGAAActccaaaacaaaattataatcagCTTTTAGAACATGAGGCTACTTTGGTTGATAAACATACTTCACCTATTATAGGGTCTTTTTACAACACGGAAAATCTGATGCATCGTACCAACCAACCAAAATTTCACTCTCCTTTAATTGTTGACGAAGATGCCAGTGATGAAAATGAATTTCAAggaagttttcaaaaaacatatataccCGATAGCAAGTTTAATTTAGGCCCAAGTACTTTTACAAATgattttagtacaaatattaATGACGGACCATACACAACTCTGGAAAACTACAATGTTAGACCAAACCCTCGAGATCAaataattgaaacttttttgaacaactatgatcaagaaacaaaaaaaatggcggatttttataaacaacaagctataaaaaatagtattgaCTTTAGCCGCATTAACCCAGAATCATTAACGGATCCTGAAGTGAGCTTAAACCAATACCGCTCAGATCAGTTTCAAGATTCATATTTTAACACAAAAGTATCTCATGAACGAGTTTACCCTGATGCAACATTCCAAGATCAGAGGCGAGATTTACTTCAGCGACGAACGGAAAAACCTTTTGAACTTGATATTCGCGCTAAACTCGCTCAACCAAGTTATTTCCCATCATATAACTTTCCTGCTCACTATTTATCTAATCCTAGTATTAATAAAAGAACAGAGTTTTTATCCAATCCGTATCCATACAAAAGAACAATTGAATCAATTCAACCGAGCCTACTATCTGATTTAAGACCAGAAAGTATactttcaaacaattttttaccgGGAAATGTGCTCACTTCGCAACATGCAGTTACGTTGAATTTGGCTATTCCTACCAGCTACGAGGGAGATTTTTTTATAGGTGATAAACAACCTCGTAATGATATTACTAACCAACAAGGCGTCGTTATGTTAATGGTAAAAACTCCAGTGAAGGAAGATGACGAAAATGAAAGAGTGCTTATCGAACATAAAg AGCTAACTCACGATGGTATAACAAGACTGAGTAGCAATATTTCCAATGACGAAG gcgacttttcaataaatttaaaaaaagcagctGATTTTGTGTTAACAAACGCCGTATCACAAGGCAATATTACAGTTAAGCAAAGAGATGCGATTGAGAGAAAGTTAAACATTATCCTAGAAAAacgttacaaaaataaaactagag TTGAAATGAGTGCAATGACTCGTGAAAACATTCCGCGAATATGTGAAGACACTATTTCGGATTGCGCACAACTTAAAATTGGTGGTGTATGTCCATTTATGACAACATTTATGAAAGGAACCTGTACTAAAACCTGCAGTGATTGTTCTCCTAGTCAAGGTTTACTTTATGAAACTGTTAGAGGATTTATTACACATCCAAATTATATCAATGAATATCGTACTTTCAGAGGAACTCAACGATCACTTATAGAAACTGTTTCCCAACGAAAGTTCaccataaaaacattaaaaa tacCTGACGATCCAGTAATGTATTTGACATTTGAATATACAAATCAAGACGGTGTAATTGAAGATAGCTCTCTTAACAAAAACAACGCATTGCTTGAAAAAGGCGCTTCTCTATCGCCAAGGGTGCTGG gtaCTTGTGGTAAAGCTGTTGAATTGAATGAGGGAAGTGTGACATGGAGCGGGGAAGAATTCAAAAGAAAACCCGATGTAGCAATATCAATTGCAAtgtatgtaaaagtaaaaaaaagtggaGTTATAAATTGGTTTGCAAATGGAAAAACAGgtgataagaaattttatgcaaaaactaaaaaaactgtgGTACCAGCGAAGATATGGACACACGTAGCAGGAACGTACGACTCTGATTCAG gTCTTGCAAGAATATATATTAACGGGGAATTAGAACAAGAACAGACACAAAGGAAAGGAGAAAAGCTTTCAAAAGATTGGTTAGTAAATGGTATTGGCACAGGATTTGGTGACGACAGTTTGCACTACGCAGACGAGGTTTTAATATACGACAGAGCTCTTACGCAAAGTgaaattaaaatgctttttaatcgATGCACTTTCAACCGAATGATACTTCACTTTGGATTTCAAAAAGGTAACAAAACGAGCATTTCGGACCAATCGGGATTAGATAACGATGCAATTTTGGTAGGAG gtgCTCGACAAAAGGAAGACGGAGAGAAATGCGGTTATTGTCTTGATCTTACTAACGGGCCAGACCCAGCAATGAAAATTGAACAAATAGCAGTTAAAAAGTTACCAAGAACTAAGATATCTATAGCTCTTTGGATTAATTTAAATAGCACGAACGGAATCCACAACATATTCACAACCGAAAGCAGCGAAGGTAATATTGGATATCGTTTACAAGTTGTTAATGGTAGAGTAAGATGGGCTATCGGTACAGATACAGTGCCAGTGTTGTTTGATCACATGACTGAGTCACAGGTTATATCTGAAGCTTTGTGGACGCATATAGTTGCTACATACAACAATGAAAACggtattgttaaaatttacGTACATAGCAAAGAAAAGCTTAAGGAATTTGTACCCGACGAAAGGCGCGAATTTCTTCCGACTAATTGGGACAATGATGCAAGTATTGGAGATCGCACCTTTCGAGGATATATCGACGAATTTATTATGTACAACTGGGACCTAGATAGTTCTGAAGCACTTTATGTACGCAACTACTGTGCTGACCGTCCAAAACTAGTCAGATTTACAGTAAGAGTAcctctaacaaaaaaaactgtcgTTCCACATTCTATTGATAACAATTtggaaataaaagataaaaaaaaattgattgccTACAGGAATGAGTTTGTAAATGCTCGTACACTTGAGCAACCAAGTTTAAAGACGTCAAAACTTGAACAAAACGATGATcagaaaaatgttaaatataatttttttaaaacattacactCAAAAGGAGTATCTTTACAAAATGTAGCTGCATTGaatattgttcaaaaaaaatataaaaagggATTCATTTACCGGAAtaaagatatgaaaaaaaaaacttttctagaaaaaaaacttattgagctaaaagaaaaaatcaaataa